The following coding sequences lie in one Porphyromonas asaccharolytica DSM 20707 genomic window:
- the dnaE gene encoding DNA polymerase III subunit alpha: MNHTPDTPHSPSAGTRMYVPLHVHSHYSILDGMAPVEKLVDKAVACGMPGIALTDHGAMYGIKNFTNYANDKINGDKLAQIKSLRKQIKELEAEASNADEIARIEGEIKTIEQSLFKAIVGCEVYVARRSLELKDKDAKDPDNPTRSIDRSGYHLILLAKNLQGYRNLIKMVSIAWEHGEYYKPRIDKKLLSEHHEGIIASSACLGGEIAQHILHGRLDEARKTALWYKETFGEDYYLEIMLHPNSDPLGGQETYHKQLQVAQEVIKMGQELGIKVIATNDTHFLNEEDAEAHDHLICMTTNSPISDPNRMRYTKQEWLKSPEEMTALFADYPDVLENTLEICNKVEYYSIDHAPLMPHFELPEGFASEDDYLRHLTYEGAKKRYGDPVPPEVQERIDMELGVIQNMGFPGYFLVVQDFIAAARQLGVRVGPGRGSAAGSAVAYCLSITQIEPIKYGLLFERFLNPDRISMPDIDIDFDDKNRWRVLEWVTNKYGRDHVSNIITLTTMATKGAIKGVARVEELPLDQANRLCKLIPDRAPEGVKHLTLDWMVQNNQEFREASVSQNEQLANTIRYARQLEGTASTTGVHACGVIISGPPVSDVVPLSTAIDPDTNERKLVAQYEGKVIEPTGLIKMDFLGLQTLSIINDALQNIKMSYGIDLDIDTIPVDDPKTFELYSRGDTVGTFQFESPGMRKYLQQLEPTEFKDLVAMNALYRPGPMDNIPTFIERKLGRQEITYDLPEMEPYLKDTYGITVYQEQVMILSRVLGDFTRGDSDSLRKAMGKKKEKEMAKYRIKFVENGVAKGHPRDTLERIYDGWQKFASYAFNKSHSVCYAWVAYQTAYLKAHYPAQFMAALLTCNQSKSDKLTKYLEEVQHMGLEVKGPDVNESFTAFSANKEGVIRFGLGGISHVGLSVAEAIIQEREEHGAYQDVYDFFQRTDLSNCSRRALEALILSGAFDNFGIEREVYFAPIAKSGVSSLSYGKDETFLTALMQYGKILESERTQVQASLFGDSDPSVKLPKPLPPKDVEPWSHLERLTKEQTYIGMYLSAHPLDPYAFIIEYLCNCPASELDQFAELGLTQLTCAGLVTKVRQGISKRNEPYAIIQIEDTSGTGEIPLFGQDYVNFGNFAQEGLAILAKMSVTPSRYDPNRLYRSVQSIQLLSDITEDAFRSIQLTIDLSQGEDATPAGSYEEGADGEEEILDRPNTLEGAIELGNAIKDHPGKTELEITFCSSMVPYTTTMYAPSIEPGKWLLEIVKKNQIQCTVQTAK; encoded by the coding sequence ATGAATCACACTCCCGACACTCCCCATAGTCCCTCGGCTGGGACACGTATGTACGTGCCGCTGCACGTTCACTCGCACTACTCTATACTAGATGGTATGGCACCCGTCGAGAAGCTCGTCGACAAGGCGGTCGCCTGCGGTATGCCGGGCATTGCACTCACCGATCACGGTGCTATGTATGGGATCAAGAACTTTACCAACTATGCCAATGATAAGATCAACGGCGACAAGCTCGCCCAGATCAAGTCGCTCCGCAAGCAGATCAAAGAGCTAGAAGCCGAAGCGTCCAACGCTGATGAGATCGCTCGCATCGAGGGGGAGATCAAGACGATCGAGCAGAGTCTCTTTAAGGCGATCGTGGGCTGCGAAGTGTACGTGGCGCGCCGATCGCTCGAACTGAAGGACAAAGATGCCAAAGATCCCGACAACCCCACCCGCAGCATAGACCGCAGCGGCTACCACCTGATCCTCCTAGCCAAGAACCTCCAGGGCTACCGCAACCTCATCAAGATGGTCTCCATAGCGTGGGAGCATGGAGAGTACTATAAGCCACGTATCGACAAGAAGCTGCTGTCAGAGCATCACGAGGGGATCATAGCCTCCAGTGCTTGCCTCGGCGGTGAGATCGCACAGCATATCCTGCATGGTCGTCTCGATGAGGCGCGTAAGACGGCACTATGGTACAAGGAGACCTTTGGCGAGGACTACTATCTAGAGATCATGCTCCACCCGAATAGCGATCCGCTGGGGGGGCAAGAGACCTACCACAAGCAGCTGCAGGTGGCTCAGGAGGTGATCAAGATGGGACAGGAGCTGGGCATCAAGGTCATTGCGACGAATGACACCCACTTCCTGAACGAGGAAGATGCCGAGGCGCACGATCACCTGATCTGTATGACGACCAATTCGCCTATCTCCGACCCCAATCGTATGCGCTACACCAAGCAGGAGTGGCTCAAGTCGCCCGAAGAGATGACAGCACTCTTTGCCGACTATCCAGACGTACTGGAAAACACGCTAGAGATCTGTAACAAGGTGGAGTACTACAGCATCGATCACGCCCCGCTGATGCCCCACTTCGAGCTTCCCGAGGGCTTTGCTAGCGAAGACGACTATCTGCGCCACCTCACCTACGAGGGTGCCAAGAAGCGCTACGGCGACCCCGTTCCTCCAGAGGTGCAGGAGCGCATCGATATGGAGCTGGGCGTGATACAGAACATGGGCTTCCCAGGCTACTTCCTCGTCGTGCAGGACTTCATCGCAGCAGCCCGACAGCTGGGAGTGCGTGTCGGCCCAGGTCGTGGTTCTGCTGCCGGCTCTGCGGTCGCTTACTGTCTGTCTATCACTCAGATTGAGCCGATTAAGTACGGCTTGCTCTTCGAGCGCTTTCTCAATCCCGATCGTATCTCCATGCCAGATATCGACATCGACTTTGACGATAAGAACCGCTGGCGTGTCCTCGAGTGGGTGACCAATAAGTATGGCCGCGATCATGTCTCCAACATCATCACGCTCACCACGATGGCTACCAAAGGTGCGATCAAAGGGGTGGCACGTGTCGAGGAGCTACCTCTAGACCAAGCCAATAGGCTTTGCAAACTCATTCCCGACAGAGCACCCGAGGGGGTCAAGCACCTCACCCTAGACTGGATGGTGCAAAACAACCAAGAGTTTCGCGAAGCATCCGTTAGTCAAAACGAGCAGCTAGCCAATACGATCCGCTATGCCCGTCAGTTAGAGGGCACGGCCAGCACTACGGGCGTACACGCCTGCGGTGTCATCATCAGCGGGCCGCCCGTCAGCGATGTCGTCCCGCTCTCGACAGCCATCGATCCAGACACCAACGAGCGCAAGCTGGTCGCGCAATATGAGGGTAAGGTGATCGAGCCCACGGGACTGATCAAGATGGACTTCCTCGGTCTGCAGACCCTCAGTATCATCAACGATGCCCTGCAAAACATCAAGATGAGCTACGGCATCGACCTAGACATCGACACGATCCCTGTCGATGATCCCAAGACCTTCGAACTCTACTCGCGCGGTGACACCGTCGGCACCTTCCAGTTTGAGAGCCCAGGCATGCGCAAGTACTTGCAGCAGCTAGAGCCCACCGAGTTTAAGGATCTAGTAGCTATGAACGCGCTCTACCGCCCAGGGCCTATGGACAATATCCCCACCTTTATCGAGCGCAAGCTCGGTCGTCAAGAGATCACCTACGATCTGCCCGAGATGGAGCCTTACCTCAAGGACACCTACGGCATCACCGTCTATCAGGAGCAGGTGATGATCCTCTCTCGTGTGCTAGGCGACTTCACACGAGGCGACAGCGATAGCCTGCGTAAGGCGATGGGTAAGAAAAAGGAAAAGGAGATGGCTAAGTACCGCATCAAGTTTGTCGAGAACGGTGTCGCCAAGGGACATCCTCGTGACACGCTCGAGCGCATCTACGACGGGTGGCAGAAGTTTGCCAGCTACGCCTTCAACAAGAGTCACTCCGTCTGCTACGCATGGGTCGCCTACCAGACCGCCTACCTCAAGGCGCACTACCCCGCACAGTTTATGGCAGCACTTCTGACCTGCAACCAGAGCAAGTCAGACAAGCTCACTAAGTATCTCGAGGAGGTGCAGCATATGGGTCTGGAGGTCAAGGGGCCAGACGTCAACGAGAGCTTTACTGCTTTCTCGGCAAACAAAGAGGGTGTCATACGCTTTGGTCTCGGAGGCATCTCACACGTGGGGCTATCTGTCGCGGAGGCTATCATACAGGAGCGCGAGGAGCATGGCGCCTATCAAGACGTGTACGACTTCTTCCAGCGCACCGACCTGAGCAATTGTTCACGACGTGCACTCGAGGCGCTCATACTGTCGGGCGCTTTCGACAACTTTGGCATCGAGCGAGAGGTTTACTTCGCACCCATTGCTAAGAGTGGCGTGAGCAGTCTCTCCTATGGCAAGGATGAGACCTTCCTCACAGCACTCATGCAGTACGGTAAGATCCTCGAGAGCGAACGCACACAGGTCCAGGCCTCCCTCTTTGGCGATAGCGATCCCAGTGTCAAGCTTCCCAAGCCACTGCCCCCCAAGGATGTAGAGCCGTGGAGCCATCTAGAGCGACTGACCAAGGAGCAGACCTATATAGGGATGTACCTGAGCGCACACCCACTAGATCCTTACGCCTTTATCATCGAGTATCTCTGCAACTGTCCCGCCTCCGAGCTAGACCAGTTTGCTGAGCTAGGGCTCACGCAGCTTACCTGCGCTGGTCTAGTCACCAAGGTGCGTCAAGGCATTAGCAAGAGAAACGAGCCTTACGCCATTATCCAGATCGAAGATACTTCGGGTACTGGCGAGATACCGCTCTTTGGCCAGGATTACGTGAATTTCGGTAACTTTGCGCAGGAAGGACTAGCCATCTTAGCGAAGATGAGCGTCACGCCGAGCCGATATGACCCGAATCGTCTTTACCGCTCTGTGCAGAGCATACAGCTCCTCTCAGACATCACCGAGGATGCCTTCAGGAGCATTCAGCTGACGATCGATCTGAGTCAAGGCGAAGATGCGACCCCAGCTGGATCATACGAAGAGGGCGCCGACGGCGAGGAGGAGATACTCGACCGCCCCAACACCCTCGAGGGAGCTATCGAGCTGGGCAACGCAATCAAGGATCACCCCGGTAAGACGGAGCTAGAGATAACCTTCTGCTCCTCTATGGTACCCTACACGACCACCATGTATGCACCCAGCATAGAGCCCGGCAAGTGGCTCCTAGAGATCGTCAAGAAGAACCAGATCCAGTGTACCGTGCAGACGGCTAAGTGA
- a CDS encoding trigger factor has protein sequence MNISHELKEDQVLLNITLTSDEIKEQVTDQLKHLRKTAETPGFRPGKTPAALIEKKYGQAVRFSVVSKATSNEAVSYLKEQGIKTIGGFLMEQDDNSYTPEQTDYQLQVSTGLLPQFPETIDSNVTLPYYTVQVDDAEIDQMISNAQESAGERNEVEDVQEKDVLYVSVQELDDKGEHASEGIALEESFLMPQYVTNEEIRAEILKAHKGDTLTIDLQKAYDGSEVEIASFLQIKQEEVKDHTNAFEIKINRILRNTPHAIDEKLFKLMLGPTTEVTNEEELRAELKRMQESRNASMANDIFTTVVSKYVVEKIQGLPFSDKHLALLLNEKTEEETQEEYDERINQVMPYVRYQCMVADLNKQLGVEVSDGLVRKIVREGVMRQVQAAGLGQLLSNDDFIESLVNNAMEQNNDQLFAAKEQAKEQALAAKVKELVTLDEQEPLSVEELYKIHTKLQREINTLLKFYDEESEDEESAPEEE, from the coding sequence ATGAACATATCACACGAGCTTAAGGAAGATCAGGTTCTCTTGAACATCACGCTCACCAGTGACGAAATTAAAGAGCAGGTCACCGATCAGTTGAAGCATCTGCGCAAGACGGCTGAAACGCCAGGATTCCGCCCAGGCAAGACCCCAGCAGCACTCATTGAGAAGAAGTACGGTCAGGCTGTACGCTTTAGCGTTGTCAGCAAGGCTACATCCAATGAGGCAGTCAGCTACCTTAAGGAGCAGGGCATTAAGACGATCGGAGGTTTTCTCATGGAGCAAGACGACAATAGCTATACGCCCGAGCAGACCGACTACCAGCTACAGGTGTCGACGGGACTACTGCCTCAGTTCCCTGAGACGATCGATAGCAACGTGACACTCCCTTACTACACCGTCCAGGTCGACGATGCCGAGATCGATCAGATGATCAGCAACGCTCAGGAGAGTGCCGGCGAGCGCAACGAGGTAGAGGATGTACAGGAGAAAGATGTCCTCTACGTCTCTGTACAGGAGCTAGACGACAAGGGTGAGCACGCCTCTGAGGGCATCGCACTCGAGGAGAGCTTCCTCATGCCACAGTATGTGACCAATGAGGAGATTCGCGCAGAGATCCTAAAGGCTCACAAGGGTGACACACTCACCATAGACCTCCAAAAGGCGTATGATGGTAGCGAGGTCGAGATCGCCTCTTTCCTCCAGATCAAGCAGGAGGAGGTCAAGGATCACACCAACGCTTTTGAGATCAAGATCAACCGCATCCTACGCAACACGCCACATGCTATCGATGAGAAGCTCTTTAAGCTGATGCTCGGACCAACGACTGAGGTAACCAACGAGGAGGAGCTCAGAGCTGAGCTAAAGCGGATGCAGGAGTCGCGCAACGCATCGATGGCTAACGATATCTTTACCACGGTCGTCTCTAAGTATGTCGTTGAGAAGATCCAGGGTCTACCCTTCTCTGATAAGCACCTAGCACTCCTACTCAACGAAAAAACGGAGGAGGAGACTCAGGAGGAGTACGACGAGCGGATCAACCAGGTTATGCCATACGTACGCTACCAGTGCATGGTCGCTGATCTCAACAAGCAGCTAGGCGTTGAGGTCTCCGACGGGCTGGTTCGCAAGATCGTAAGAGAGGGTGTGATGAGACAAGTACAAGCTGCTGGTCTCGGTCAGCTACTCTCCAACGACGACTTCATCGAGAGCCTTGTCAACAATGCTATGGAGCAGAACAACGATCAGCTCTTTGCCGCTAAGGAGCAGGCCAAGGAGCAGGCTCTCGCAGCAAAGGTAAAGGAGCTGGTCACGCTTGACGAGCAGGAGCCTCTCTCCGTCGAAGAGCTTTACAAGATTCACACCAAGCTACAGAGGGAGATCAACACGCTACTCAAGTTCTACGACGAGGAGTCAGAAGACGAGGAGTCAGCGCCAGAGGAGGAGTAG
- a CDS encoding D-alanine--D-alanine ligase family protein yields the protein MDKPNIAIICGGYSGEAEVSQRSAQTILKQIDQTLFTPYLVTITRDAWSVTDAEGKAGTIDHALVARFGTAEVTFALAYITIHGTPGENGLLQGYLDMLGIPYTTGGVLCEALTFNKEACNAYLAHHGLRIARSHCLRNHTREFSSEEQELIQSRLRLPLFVKPNTGGSSIATTRIDQWEQLSTAVADAYTAAPDVLIEECIVGTEVTCGCVVLPDDSFALPVTEVVAHDTFFDYDAKYYGKSDEITPARISPEQTQRVQETSLTIAHLLDCYGFVRIDYIIEADGIPTLLEVNTTPGMTEASFIPQQVRAAGLQLSDLITRIIKSKLS from the coding sequence ATGGACAAACCCAATATTGCGATCATCTGTGGCGGATACTCTGGCGAGGCGGAGGTCTCGCAGCGTAGTGCCCAGACGATCCTCAAGCAGATCGATCAAACCCTCTTCACCCCTTACCTAGTCACCATCACAAGAGACGCATGGAGCGTGACCGATGCTGAGGGGAAGGCTGGAACGATAGATCATGCGCTAGTTGCACGCTTTGGTACGGCCGAAGTAACCTTCGCACTAGCTTACATTACCATCCACGGCACCCCTGGAGAGAATGGCCTCCTACAGGGTTACCTAGATATGCTCGGCATACCCTACACGACAGGCGGAGTGCTCTGCGAGGCTTTGACCTTTAATAAGGAGGCGTGCAACGCTTATCTAGCGCATCACGGCTTGCGCATCGCTCGCTCCCACTGCCTTCGCAATCATACTAGAGAATTCTCGTCCGAAGAGCAAGAACTGATCCAATCTCGCCTGCGTCTGCCACTCTTTGTCAAGCCCAATACAGGCGGCTCCAGCATCGCCACGACACGCATTGACCAGTGGGAGCAACTTTCCACAGCCGTGGCAGACGCTTACACAGCGGCACCCGATGTCCTCATCGAGGAGTGCATCGTCGGCACCGAGGTGACCTGCGGTTGCGTGGTCTTACCCGACGACTCTTTTGCCCTGCCTGTCACAGAGGTGGTGGCGCACGACACCTTCTTCGACTATGACGCTAAGTACTACGGCAAGAGCGACGAGATAACCCCCGCACGCATCTCGCCAGAGCAGACACAGCGCGTACAGGAGACCTCGCTGACGATCGCCCACCTACTAGACTGCTACGGCTTCGTACGTATAGACTACATCATCGAGGCGGACGGCATACCCACACTTCTAGAGGTCAACACGACCCCAGGCATGACGGAGGCCAGCTTCATTCCTCAGCAGGTACGTGCAGCTGGTCTACAGCTGAGCGACCTCATCACACGTATCATCAAGAGCAAACTATCATGA
- a CDS encoding RluA family pseudouridine synthase: MSPGCNPDRESLPLEEQELEADLIATDEEDQWVAGAHGEELYEHYRVQVDPGQTPLRIDRFLVDRMPHTSRHRIQLAAKAGLIWVDGEPVKSNYKVKPLETITMMLAHPKQDWSITPEDIPLDIVYEDDQLLVVNKPAGMVVHPGHGNYSGTLVHALAYYLRNDPLYDPNDASVGLVHRIDKDTSGLLLVAKRTEAKIRLARQFFLKTTGRRYQALVWGKLDQPQGTIEGNIARDPRDRTRMTVYPPTSEIGKPAVTHYTQLERLGFVTLIACELETGRTHQIRAHMKSIDHPLFGDERYGGDQILWGQRTSSYQQFVNNCLKICPRQALHAETLAFDHPTTGERMHFSAPLPDDMRQLIDKWRRYVAPLELSN; the protein is encoded by the coding sequence ATGAGTCCTGGATGTAATCCCGATAGGGAGTCACTTCCCCTCGAGGAGCAGGAGCTAGAGGCTGACCTCATCGCTACTGACGAGGAGGATCAGTGGGTCGCAGGGGCACACGGTGAGGAGCTCTACGAGCATTACCGTGTGCAGGTAGATCCTGGACAAACTCCGCTACGCATCGACCGCTTCCTAGTGGATCGCATGCCACACACTTCGCGCCATCGCATACAGCTTGCCGCCAAGGCGGGACTCATCTGGGTGGATGGCGAGCCAGTCAAGAGCAACTACAAGGTCAAGCCGCTGGAGACCATCACAATGATGCTGGCGCATCCGAAGCAGGACTGGTCGATCACGCCGGAGGATATACCGCTTGACATAGTCTATGAGGACGATCAGCTGCTGGTGGTCAATAAACCTGCGGGTATGGTCGTACACCCAGGTCACGGCAACTATAGTGGCACACTCGTCCACGCCCTCGCTTACTACTTACGTAACGACCCACTCTACGATCCGAACGATGCTTCCGTAGGACTGGTGCACCGCATTGACAAAGACACCAGTGGGCTACTTCTAGTGGCAAAACGTACGGAGGCTAAGATACGACTAGCAAGACAGTTCTTCCTCAAGACTACGGGACGACGCTATCAAGCACTCGTCTGGGGCAAGCTTGACCAGCCACAAGGGACGATCGAGGGCAATATAGCTCGTGACCCGCGGGACCGTACCCGTATGACCGTCTATCCCCCGACGAGTGAGATAGGCAAGCCGGCCGTGACCCACTACACGCAGCTAGAGCGACTGGGCTTTGTGACACTCATAGCGTGTGAACTGGAGACGGGGCGAACCCATCAGATACGTGCTCACATGAAGTCTATCGACCACCCGCTCTTTGGTGATGAGCGCTATGGCGGTGACCAGATCCTGTGGGGACAGCGCACCAGCTCCTACCAGCAGTTTGTCAATAACTGTCTCAAGATCTGCCCCCGCCAAGCATTGCACGCTGAGACCCTCGCCTTCGACCACCCCACGACGGGTGAGCGGATGCACTTCTCGGCACCACTACCCGACGATATGAGGCAGCTCATAGACAAGTGGAGACGCTATGTGGCACCGCTCGAACTCTCTAACTAA
- a CDS encoding PASTA domain-containing protein encodes MRRPSLLIHIGLMILASVIIVVLALVWMNLFTRHGSSVEIPNIYGLPASEAVQLLDKADLRYEVIDSVYTTEVPKGAVYDLSPKAGSRVKAGRIIFLTLNASSPRNGIIPSLVDVSERQARARLVSLGFENITPSYVAGSFDDLVMGVQLPSGQTLAPGTRIPLATPLILLVSVATSDSIPHGAFGPYDSITGTGGQVLPTDSTKHILEPDEDESWM; translated from the coding sequence ATGCGACGTCCTTCTCTTTTGATTCACATTGGTTTGATGATCCTAGCGTCAGTCATCATCGTCGTCCTGGCGCTCGTCTGGATGAACCTTTTCACACGCCACGGATCATCTGTCGAGATACCTAATATATATGGTCTCCCTGCGAGCGAGGCGGTGCAGCTCCTGGACAAAGCTGACCTGCGCTACGAGGTGATCGACTCAGTCTACACGACAGAAGTACCCAAGGGGGCTGTCTATGATTTAAGCCCTAAGGCGGGTAGTCGGGTCAAAGCGGGACGTATCATCTTCCTCACGCTCAACGCCTCCTCTCCTCGCAACGGCATCATTCCCTCGCTCGTCGATGTGTCCGAGCGACAAGCACGAGCACGTCTCGTCAGCCTAGGTTTCGAAAACATCACTCCCAGTTACGTAGCAGGATCCTTTGACGACCTAGTCATGGGCGTGCAGCTGCCCTCAGGGCAGACCCTTGCACCCGGTACACGCATACCGCTCGCCACGCCGCTCATACTCCTAGTCTCTGTGGCTACTAGTGACAGCATACCTCATGGCGCCTTCGGGCCTTACGACTCGATCACGGGAACGGGTGGACAAGTCCTACCCACCGACTCGACGAAACACATTCTAGAGCCTGATGAAGATGAGTCCTGGATGTAA
- a CDS encoding ISAon1 family transposase N-terminal region protein: MTKELDWIELFAPQEILRDFNFEKLVEENGIYRIFMVEKDDAAHIPAELKKEVNGDLSNIVLDGYTNYIELQTFPAMGKEVFLYLKRRRWKVKQDQRQEEKSYSNSYSYNEKGMKATKAFGNFLKEIDWV, encoded by the coding sequence ATGACTAAAGAACTAGATTGGATTGAGCTATTCGCTCCACAAGAAATTCTCCGAGACTTTAACTTCGAGAAGTTGGTTGAAGAAAACGGCATTTACCGCATCTTTATGGTAGAGAAAGATGACGCTGCCCATATCCCCGCAGAGTTGAAAAAAGAGGTCAACGGAGATCTTTCAAACATAGTCCTAGACGGCTATACGAACTACATTGAGTTGCAGACCTTCCCAGCTATGGGCAAGGAGGTCTTCCTCTACCTCAAGCGTCGTCGCTGGAAGGTAAAACAGGACCAGCGACAAGAGGAAAAGAGCTACTCCAACAGCTACTCATACAATGAAAAAGGCATGAAAGCGACCAAGGCTTTCGGCAATTTTTTAAAAGAAATTGATTGGGTCTAA
- a CDS encoding transposase, producing the protein MSSKKLFRWYKDVLSGYKSPGHQRHLQKTGASRSLGSSAKSPVSSDLKIPILNEKNMGSIICIDEKNINGDCYTIVSNPETNKIVLMVNTLRASQIVYLMRSNISQEALFAVSCVTRDMAPNYDWVARELFPNAYQVADKFHVVKNIIDQVQSVRIRYRQELLRKQRELEEASRKRSKLQPAPKIQQELKEFKKELSNGDTQLQLLQRSKGLLHKLHNEQTASQKLRARLLFRLFPDIKEAYKFSVALRKWYQRPMRNGTSITPSRHLLECKKKALLEIITNHLSSPCEEVKNIAHFMVKHIGEICNYFLGYKTNASAEALNQNLQRFIAINYGTRNSDFFLYRIAVHFS; encoded by the coding sequence ATGAGCTCGAAGAAACTCTTTCGCTGGTACAAAGATGTCTTGAGCGGATACAAAAGCCCAGGGCACCAACGCCATTTGCAGAAGACTGGAGCCTCACGATCTCTAGGGTCTTCTGCTAAAAGCCCTGTAAGTTCTGATCTAAAGATCCCCATTCTCAATGAGAAGAATATGGGATCCATCATCTGCATAGACGAAAAGAACATCAACGGGGATTGCTACACCATCGTGTCGAACCCAGAGACGAATAAAATCGTCCTGATGGTCAACACGCTCCGAGCCTCCCAGATCGTCTATCTAATGAGATCAAACATCTCCCAAGAAGCACTTTTCGCAGTCTCTTGCGTAACCCGTGATATGGCTCCAAACTACGACTGGGTGGCTCGTGAACTCTTCCCCAATGCCTATCAAGTTGCGGACAAATTTCACGTTGTCAAAAACATCATTGATCAAGTCCAGTCAGTAAGAATACGCTACCGCCAAGAGCTTCTACGCAAGCAACGGGAGCTGGAGGAGGCGAGTCGCAAACGGTCTAAACTGCAGCCCGCCCCCAAAATCCAGCAAGAGCTCAAAGAGTTCAAAAAAGAGCTGTCCAATGGAGATACCCAGCTACAGCTCCTCCAGCGCAGCAAAGGGTTACTACACAAGCTTCACAACGAGCAGACAGCCAGTCAAAAGCTACGCGCTCGGCTACTCTTTAGACTTTTCCCAGACATCAAAGAAGCGTACAAATTCTCCGTAGCGCTACGGAAGTGGTACCAACGTCCTATGCGAAATGGTACCTCCATAACACCCTCCCGACACCTGTTGGAGTGTAAGAAAAAAGCACTTCTAGAGATCATCACTAATCACCTCAGTAGTCCATGTGAAGAGGTCAAGAACATCGCTCACTTTATGGTCAAGCACATAGGAGAGATCTGCAACTACTTCCTCGGCTATAAGACCAACGCTTCAGCAGAAGCACTCAACCAGAACCTCCAACGCTTTATCGCCATCAACTATGGAACCCGAAATAGTGACTTCTTCCTCTACCGCATCGCCGTTCACTTCAGTTAG